The following proteins are encoded in a genomic region of Galbibacter sp. BG1:
- a CDS encoding cell division ATP-binding protein FtsE gives MSDIILELKDVAIYQRENLVLSEINLDISRGEFVYLIGKTGSGKSSFMKTLYGDLPLTQGSGTIVDYDLKTLKEKDIPFLRRKLGIVFQDFKLLPDRTINDNLLFVLKATGWKDKDKITAKIDEVLKKVGMATKGFKFPHQLSGGEQQRVAIARALLNDPELILADEPTGNLDPQTSVEVMKVLQDINKNGRTILMATHDYALLLKFPSKTLKCDGSKVFEVVQKNV, from the coding sequence ATGAGCGATATAATTTTAGAGCTGAAAGATGTAGCGATTTACCAAAGGGAAAATTTAGTGTTGAGTGAAATAAACTTAGACATATCCAGAGGTGAGTTTGTTTACTTAATCGGTAAAACTGGAAGTGGAAAAAGTAGTTTTATGAAAACTCTTTACGGCGATTTACCGCTAACCCAAGGCTCTGGAACTATTGTTGATTACGATTTAAAGACTCTTAAGGAAAAGGACATTCCTTTTTTAAGGCGGAAATTGGGAATTGTATTTCAAGATTTCAAATTGCTTCCAGACCGAACCATCAACGATAATTTGTTGTTTGTGCTGAAGGCAACAGGATGGAAAGACAAAGATAAAATTACTGCTAAAATAGACGAAGTTTTAAAGAAGGTAGGAATGGCCACTAAAGGTTTTAAATTTCCGCATCAGTTATCTGGCGGGGAGCAACAAAGAGTCGCCATTGCACGTGCCCTACTTAACGACCCAGAACTTATCCTGGCCGATGAGCCTACTGGAAACCTCGATCCCCAAACGAGTGTAGAAGTTATGAAGGTTTTACAGGACATCAATAAGAATGGCCGTACCATTTTAATGGCCACACACGATTACGCACTCCTTTTAAAATTCCCTTCCAAAACCTTAAAATGTGACGGAAGCAAAGTTTTTGAGGTGGTTCAAAAAAACGTTTAA
- a CDS encoding SusC/RagA family TonB-linked outer membrane protein produces the protein MIKQNVFMFVCFVFACVIHVSAQSITGTVISDNDQVPLPGVNVQIKGESGKGTSTNFDGKYSIEASPNDVIVFSYVGFVTKEISVNNQTSIDVQLQLDTQSLEEVVVVGYGTQSKSDVTGAISSVSGDEISELPVASIDNALQGRASGVLVSTPSGTPGAGLSMQIRGSTSLSASSEPLFVIDGIPMISEDLSGLFSGGQSTNSLSDISPTDIESIEVLKDASATAIYGSRGANGVVLITTKRGKSGAPKIDLNTYYGFQDPTNVIDMQSSQEFLELMNDAARQDNRDLGTNYPENYVSDLWGYDPNDPELQNTDWYDEIFNTAPIQSIDLSVSGGNERTQFYTSLSYFDQEGVQTGTGFERYTGRINLDTQATDWLKFGSNLMVSRTLQDRTVNDNSLYGVVINTLAGDPLMPVREEDGSYADPFSYFGWWMLDNPVLIAEEYYRTTKTSRALGSVFGEIEFSEDLKFRSSFSIDYTNLEDESYTPIVSRESSNADANGLGTYGTTVDYTWLTENYLTYSKRLGVHNINAVLGTSYQRSERNFSDISAQGFPSDQFVKLSTAAKVTEGTTSGTEWGLASYYFRANYGYDDRYLLTFTGRADGSSRFGENNQFGFFPSGSLAWRVSNEEFLKDNATLSNLKLRASYGVTGNQDGIGNFASRGLYGVSAYRQTPTLIPTQLSNSNLSWESTTQLDLGIDIGFFKNRLNLTADYFIKNTDDLLLNRLIPGISGFSSVLDNIGEVENRGFEFALQGAIFDGEFKWNSSFNISFIDNEVKKLAVDEQVLNDSHILAEGNPIGTFFLIDQDGVDPQTGNIIWDDFNGDGSINSGDRQIVGNAQPEYFGGWNNTFRYKGFDLSLFFQFTVGNDIFNHSRAIYENLGWSRIGTGFPLPDGNNYTGAEDRWREPGDVTDIPRASLENGNWREYSSRWLEDGSFLRLKNLNFGYNLSSKAAEKVGLRSLRIYVQGQNLLTFTNYTGFDPEVNQNSRNPLVGGSDFGTLPQTKSYTLGFNIGL, from the coding sequence ATGATCAAACAAAATGTTTTCATGTTCGTATGCTTTGTGTTTGCATGTGTTATTCACGTGAGCGCTCAAAGCATTACCGGAACAGTAATTTCGGATAATGATCAAGTTCCGCTGCCTGGCGTGAATGTTCAAATTAAAGGTGAGTCGGGCAAAGGGACTTCTACCAATTTCGATGGTAAATATTCCATAGAGGCTTCCCCAAATGATGTTATTGTTTTCTCTTATGTGGGATTTGTAACAAAAGAAATTTCCGTAAACAACCAAACATCTATAGATGTACAATTGCAATTAGACACCCAATCTTTGGAAGAGGTTGTAGTGGTAGGTTACGGAACACAATCAAAAAGTGATGTAACTGGAGCGATTTCCAGTGTTTCGGGAGATGAAATCTCAGAACTCCCAGTGGCTAGTATCGATAACGCTTTACAGGGTAGGGCTTCCGGAGTTTTGGTGAGTACTCCTTCGGGAACTCCCGGAGCTGGTTTGAGCATGCAGATTAGGGGTAGCACTTCATTATCGGCCAGTAGCGAACCCTTATTTGTAATAGATGGTATACCGATGATCTCCGAAGATCTATCGGGACTCTTTTCAGGAGGACAGAGTACAAACTCTTTATCAGACATAAGTCCTACGGATATCGAGTCGATAGAGGTTTTAAAAGATGCTTCGGCAACCGCAATTTATGGTTCTAGAGGTGCCAATGGTGTAGTATTGATTACTACCAAACGAGGTAAGTCTGGAGCTCCAAAAATTGATTTGAATACTTATTACGGTTTCCAAGATCCTACCAATGTTATCGATATGCAGAGCTCTCAAGAGTTTTTGGAGTTAATGAACGATGCAGCAAGGCAAGATAATAGAGATTTAGGGACTAATTATCCTGAAAACTATGTGTCTGATCTATGGGGGTACGATCCTAATGATCCAGAACTTCAAAACACAGATTGGTACGACGAAATATTTAATACAGCTCCAATACAAAGTATCGATTTATCGGTTTCTGGTGGAAATGAGCGCACGCAGTTTTATACTTCCCTCTCTTATTTCGATCAAGAAGGGGTGCAAACGGGAACTGGTTTTGAGCGATATACAGGAAGAATTAACCTAGATACCCAAGCTACCGACTGGTTAAAATTTGGTTCCAACTTAATGGTGAGTAGAACGCTTCAAGATAGAACTGTTAACGATAACTCTTTATATGGTGTGGTAATCAATACCTTAGCTGGAGATCCACTGATGCCTGTGCGGGAAGAAGATGGAAGTTATGCAGATCCGTTCAGCTATTTCGGATGGTGGATGCTGGATAATCCAGTTTTGATAGCAGAAGAATATTATCGGACTACCAAAACGTCGAGAGCTTTAGGATCTGTTTTTGGTGAAATAGAGTTTAGTGAAGACTTAAAATTCAGAAGTTCCTTTTCAATTGATTATACCAATCTAGAGGATGAGTCTTACACTCCTATAGTTTCCCGTGAATCTTCCAATGCCGATGCAAACGGATTGGGTACTTACGGAACTACTGTAGATTATACTTGGCTAACCGAGAATTACCTAACTTATAGCAAAAGGTTGGGCGTTCATAACATAAACGCAGTTTTAGGAACGTCATACCAAAGGTCGGAAAGAAACTTTTCTGATATTAGCGCACAAGGTTTTCCTAGCGATCAATTTGTAAAACTTTCCACAGCAGCCAAAGTTACCGAGGGAACTACCTCTGGAACCGAGTGGGGATTGGCTTCTTACTACTTTAGGGCCAATTATGGTTATGACGATAGGTACTTACTAACTTTTACGGGGAGAGCAGATGGTTCTTCCAGATTTGGTGAGAACAATCAGTTTGGTTTCTTTCCTTCCGGTTCTTTAGCTTGGAGAGTTAGCAACGAAGAGTTTTTAAAAGATAATGCAACGCTTTCCAATTTAAAATTAAGAGCTAGTTACGGGGTAACAGGAAATCAAGATGGGATTGGTAATTTTGCTTCCAGGGGGCTTTATGGAGTGAGTGCATACCGCCAAACACCAACGTTAATACCTACTCAATTGAGCAACTCAAATTTGAGTTGGGAAAGTACAACCCAGTTGGATTTAGGTATTGATATAGGTTTCTTTAAAAATCGATTGAACTTAACCGCAGATTACTTTATTAAAAACACCGATGATCTATTGTTAAATCGATTAATTCCTGGAATTTCTGGATTCTCGAGTGTTCTAGACAACATAGGGGAGGTAGAAAACCGCGGATTTGAATTCGCACTTCAAGGTGCCATATTCGATGGTGAATTTAAATGGAACTCTTCCTTCAATATATCCTTTATTGATAACGAAGTTAAAAAACTGGCCGTAGATGAGCAGGTATTAAATGATTCCCACATCCTTGCTGAAGGAAATCCAATAGGGACTTTCTTCTTGATAGATCAAGATGGGGTAGATCCTCAAACCGGAAATATTATCTGGGATGATTTTAATGGTGATGGTTCTATTAATTCTGGGGACAGACAAATTGTAGGGAACGCACAACCTGAATACTTTGGTGGATGGAACAATACCTTTAGATATAAAGGCTTCGACTTATCCTTATTCTTCCAATTTACCGTAGGAAATGATATTTTCAATCATAGTAGAGCTATTTACGAGAACTTAGGGTGGAGTAGAATTGGTACTGGGTTTCCGTTGCCAGATGGAAATAACTATACAGGTGCAGAAGATAGATGGAGAGAACCTGGAGATGTTACAGATATTCCAAGAGCTTCCCTCGAAAACGGGAACTGGAGAGAATATTCTTCTAGATGGTTGGAAGATGGTTCTTTCTTAAGACTTAAAAACCTAAATTTTGGTTATAATTTAAGTAGCAAAGCTGCCGAAAAAGTAGGCTTAAGAAGCCTTCGTATTTACGTTCAAGGACAAAATCTATTGACATTTACAAATTATACAGGATTTGATCCAGAGGTAAATCAAAACTCGAGAAATCCGCTCGTGGGGGGATCCGATTTTGGTACACTGCCACAAACCAAAAGTTATACACTAGGATTTAATATTGGACTTTAA
- a CDS encoding RagB/SusD family nutrient uptake outer membrane protein encodes MKRIFYTALTFIAMASCDVLETEPQTSLESGSVLVDAASANAILLGAYSEMQDINYYGAEFILNNDLIADNSVYQGFYDSQLEIDQKAVPYTNLWVTESWVEIYEVINISNLLITGVDGIDDPQLDRDLVYGEAHAIRALAYFDLLRYFGEHYNLQSVYGLPLLLEPIPDNDFNQIPNLPRSTVQETYNQINNDLAIAIDLLQGTSDSGRMNYWAALSLRARVSLYQKNYSQAFQDADMVIKSSPFALEPVLEDIYNTTEASGESIFEIEYNEQDQSSFNTYTIRRDEYNVDEDLLDFFDENDLRQAFVVEERGRLRTGKYLDPDNSNNAKIFRLTELYLIRSEAAVFSSNDPNAGSADLNEIRDRAGLGSVESFSSVTAYTDALLYERRAELNYEGHRFFDLVRFDRIDQVLGMEDFRKVFPLPRNELQTSDALEQNPGYPSS; translated from the coding sequence ATGAAAAGAATATTTTATACAGCACTAACCTTTATAGCCATGGCATCTTGCGATGTGCTAGAAACCGAACCGCAAACATCCCTAGAATCGGGTTCAGTTCTCGTAGATGCCGCATCGGCGAATGCTATTTTGCTCGGGGCCTATTCCGAAATGCAGGACATTAATTATTATGGGGCAGAGTTTATTTTAAATAACGATTTAATAGCGGATAATTCTGTTTATCAGGGATTTTACGATAGTCAATTGGAAATAGACCAAAAGGCGGTGCCTTATACCAATTTGTGGGTGACCGAATCTTGGGTGGAAATCTATGAAGTTATTAATATTAGTAATTTATTGATAACAGGTGTAGACGGTATTGATGATCCGCAGCTGGATAGGGATTTAGTATATGGAGAAGCTCATGCTATAAGAGCCCTGGCTTATTTCGATTTGCTTAGGTATTTTGGAGAGCATTACAATTTACAATCGGTATATGGATTGCCATTATTATTGGAGCCAATTCCCGATAACGATTTTAATCAAATTCCAAATTTACCTAGAAGTACTGTACAGGAAACGTACAATCAAATCAATAATGATTTAGCTATTGCCATAGACCTTTTACAAGGAACAAGCGATAGTGGTAGAATGAATTATTGGGCAGCGCTAAGTTTAAGGGCGCGGGTAAGTTTATATCAAAAAAATTATTCCCAAGCCTTTCAAGATGCCGATATGGTAATTAAAAGTAGTCCTTTTGCATTGGAGCCGGTATTGGAGGATATTTATAACACTACCGAGGCTTCTGGTGAATCTATTTTTGAAATAGAATACAATGAACAAGACCAAAGTAGTTTTAATACATATACCATACGTCGTGATGAGTATAATGTTGATGAAGACTTATTGGATTTTTTCGATGAGAATGATTTAAGACAAGCTTTTGTTGTTGAAGAAAGAGGGCGTCTGAGAACTGGAAAATATTTAGATCCGGATAATTCAAATAACGCAAAGATATTTAGGTTGACGGAGCTTTACCTTATAAGATCTGAAGCTGCCGTGTTTTCTTCAAATGATCCAAATGCAGGTTCAGCCGACCTTAACGAAATAAGGGACCGTGCTGGTCTTGGTTCTGTAGAATCATTTAGTTCTGTAACAGCTTATACCGATGCATTACTATATGAAAGAAGGGCAGAATTAAATTACGAAGGGCACAGATTTTTCGACCTTGTTAGGTTCGATAGGATAGATCAAGTTTTGGGAATGGAAGATTTTAGAAAAGTTTTCCCATTACCACGTAATGAACTCCAAACGTCTGATGCTTTAGAACAAAACCCTGGTTATCCAAGTAGTTAA
- a CDS encoding tetratricopeptide repeat protein, with translation MNLTQKGVAVLMVLGSTISYAQESKIYTYPEKDFQKALDLYNKKQYQASQVVFQNVKKSTTDEEVEANAAYYIANAAIRTNQLGADQLMEEFVAKYPTSTKRGSAYLDVADYYFNQGKYANALKWYDRAEDRSMGVAEREEFNFKKGYSLFVSKKYGSAREYLERVSTSQKYGSQAKYYIGYMAYQGDDYNEANQYFDQVSGNQELNKNLSYYQADMNFKLGNFDKAIALAKEQLPNADRNELSELNKIIGESYFNKKEYATAIPYLKQYQGKNGKWNNTDFYQLGYAYYKQGEYDLAINQFNKIVEGKNSVAQNAYYHLGECYLKSNKKQEALNAFRNASQMPYDEQIKKDAFLNYARLSYEIGNPYQSAPLVLTNYLKEYPKSENAQEIQELLVDSYITSKNYDAALQLLENNKSYSTKTTYQKVAFYRGLELFNEEKYNEAKEYFQKSAKEQQDQLFTARATFWNAEVDYILGNYNEAVIGYKQFDQNAMAPQTPEYANIDYNLAYTYFKQKQYGEASEHFKQYINSGSEKSMARTKDSYLRLGDSQFAERQYWPAMEAYNRAIEIGGDDADYAHFQKAISYGFVDRNEKKIEELQSFVTRFPNSPLRDDAFYELGNTYINNNQTQKGIDAYGRLAQEYRMSSFVPKAILKEGLVYYNGGQNEKALAKFKTVVSSYPNTPEALQAVSTAKQVYVDEGKVGEYASWVKGLDFVNVTETELESAAFESAERQYVQNKSAAAIKGFESYLSQFPNGSNALKAHFYLGQLHYKQGDKAKALPHYEYIVNEKRNEFSEEAYVRAGEIYLENNNNEKAITVLKTLEQGADFQENIIFAQSNIMKASYAMKNYPQTITYAEKVLKTPKVDDRIKSDAYTMIARSAIATGDEAKAKKAYAEVQKIATGALAAEALYYDAYFKNKEGDYKASNVAAQRLAKDYSAYKETGAKGLIIMAKNFAAMDDAFQATYILQSVIDNFSQYPEIIQEAKTQLSIVKTKESQRNSSVNPNQN, from the coding sequence ATGAATCTAACTCAAAAAGGGGTTGCCGTGCTCATGGTACTTGGAAGTACTATTTCTTACGCACAAGAATCAAAAATATATACATATCCAGAAAAAGATTTTCAAAAGGCATTAGACCTATATAATAAAAAGCAATACCAGGCTTCCCAGGTTGTTTTTCAGAATGTAAAGAAAAGCACAACAGATGAAGAGGTGGAGGCCAATGCTGCTTATTATATTGCGAATGCAGCTATTAGAACGAATCAATTGGGGGCAGATCAACTCATGGAAGAATTCGTTGCCAAATATCCAACCTCTACCAAACGTGGGTCGGCTTACCTTGATGTGGCAGACTATTACTTCAATCAAGGAAAATATGCCAATGCCCTTAAATGGTACGATAGGGCAGAAGACCGTTCTATGGGCGTTGCAGAGCGTGAAGAATTCAACTTTAAAAAAGGCTATTCTTTATTTGTTTCTAAAAAATATGGATCTGCCCGCGAATATCTAGAAAGGGTCTCTACCTCTCAAAAATACGGGTCACAAGCCAAATATTATATCGGGTATATGGCCTACCAGGGAGACGATTATAATGAGGCCAACCAATATTTCGATCAGGTTTCGGGAAATCAAGAGCTCAATAAAAACCTTTCCTATTACCAAGCGGATATGAATTTTAAGCTTGGAAACTTTGATAAGGCAATTGCCCTTGCAAAAGAGCAACTCCCCAACGCGGATCGCAATGAATTATCAGAACTCAATAAGATAATTGGGGAAAGTTATTTCAATAAAAAGGAGTATGCAACAGCTATTCCTTACCTAAAGCAATATCAAGGTAAAAACGGAAAGTGGAACAACACCGATTTCTATCAGTTGGGATATGCTTATTACAAGCAAGGGGAATACGATTTGGCCATCAATCAATTTAATAAAATTGTAGAAGGTAAAAATTCTGTTGCTCAAAATGCTTACTATCATTTAGGGGAATGCTATCTAAAAAGCAATAAAAAGCAGGAGGCCTTGAACGCCTTTAGAAATGCTTCTCAAATGCCTTACGATGAGCAGATAAAAAAAGACGCTTTTTTAAATTATGCCCGTTTGAGTTACGAAATTGGAAACCCATACCAAAGTGCTCCATTGGTATTGACAAATTATTTAAAGGAATATCCTAAAAGTGAGAATGCTCAAGAAATACAGGAGCTTTTAGTAGATTCGTACATCACCTCAAAAAACTACGATGCGGCGCTTCAGCTGTTAGAAAACAACAAGAGCTACAGCACCAAAACCACTTATCAAAAAGTAGCTTTTTACCGTGGCTTGGAACTGTTTAATGAAGAAAAGTATAACGAAGCCAAGGAATATTTTCAAAAATCAGCTAAAGAACAACAAGATCAGCTTTTTACAGCGAGAGCTACTTTTTGGAATGCAGAAGTAGATTATATTTTAGGGAACTACAACGAAGCGGTAATCGGCTATAAGCAATTCGACCAAAATGCGATGGCGCCACAAACGCCAGAATATGCAAATATCGATTACAATTTGGCCTATACTTATTTTAAGCAAAAACAATACGGCGAGGCATCGGAGCATTTTAAGCAATACATAAATAGTGGTTCAGAAAAAAGCATGGCGCGAACCAAGGATAGTTATTTGCGTCTAGGGGACAGTCAATTTGCAGAAAGACAATACTGGCCAGCAATGGAAGCTTATAACAGAGCTATTGAAATTGGCGGGGACGATGCCGATTATGCTCATTTCCAAAAAGCCATTAGCTATGGTTTTGTAGATAGAAACGAAAAGAAAATAGAGGAATTACAGTCCTTTGTAACCAGGTTTCCAAACTCACCGCTTCGAGACGATGCTTTCTATGAGTTGGGAAATACCTATATAAATAACAATCAAACACAAAAAGGAATTGATGCTTACGGTAGGTTGGCTCAAGAATACCGAATGAGTTCTTTTGTGCCAAAAGCCATCCTTAAAGAAGGTTTAGTGTATTACAACGGAGGGCAAAATGAAAAGGCCTTGGCAAAATTCAAAACCGTTGTAAGCAGCTACCCAAATACACCTGAAGCGCTGCAGGCAGTTTCTACGGCAAAGCAAGTTTATGTGGATGAAGGTAAGGTAGGGGAGTACGCTTCTTGGGTAAAAGGATTGGATTTTGTAAATGTAACGGAAACAGAACTGGAAAGTGCAGCTTTTGAATCTGCTGAACGGCAGTATGTACAAAATAAATCTGCCGCGGCAATAAAAGGCTTCGAAAGCTATTTAAGTCAGTTTCCAAATGGTTCCAACGCACTAAAAGCACACTTTTATTTAGGGCAGCTACATTATAAACAAGGCGACAAAGCAAAAGCATTACCGCATTATGAATATATAGTAAATGAAAAGCGCAATGAATTTTCTGAAGAAGCATATGTAAGGGCTGGAGAGATCTATCTTGAAAATAATAACAACGAAAAAGCCATCACTGTTTTAAAAACATTGGAGCAGGGAGCCGATTTTCAAGAAAACATCATTTTCGCACAGTCGAATATCATGAAGGCGAGTTACGCCATGAAAAACTATCCGCAAACCATTACTTATGCTGAAAAGGTTTTAAAAACCCCAAAAGTAGACGATCGTATCAAAAGCGATGCCTATACTATGATTGCTCGTTCTGCAATTGCCACAGGGGATGAAGCAAAAGCGAAAAAAGCATATGCTGAAGTTCAAAAAATTGCTACTGGGGCTTTGGCTGCAGAAGCACTTTATTACGATGCCTACTTTAAAAATAAAGAAGGCGATTATAAAGCTTCCAACGTTGCAGCACAGCGTTTGGCAAAAGACTATTCGGCCTACAAGGAAACTGGTGCAAAAGGGTTAATAATTATGGCCAAGAATTTTGCGGCAATGGACGATGCTTTTCAGGCCACTTATATTTTACAAAGTGTTATCGACAATTTCTCCCAATATCCAGAAATTATACAAGAAGCAAAAACCCAGCTTTCCATAGTTAAAACTAAAGAATCGCAGCGAAATTCGTCTGTTAACCCAAATCAAAACTAA
- a CDS encoding TonB-dependent receptor gives MQTIQFNKQHTIARYTMRKNLILGALFIFSGSYLIAQEKETDTKEKEEGLGTEVVNVVKPYTPTISDANKIKETPSLSDSITTSKKDIQYNIFSVPVASTFTPAKGKATGLEKAAKERLYNSYLSLGVGNYNTAKLDFYTSRDFSRDESLDIMLNHHSSQGGIDEVFLDDKFYNTGLEAYYRKRDRYMSWGVNGGFKHQIYNWYGIPLNVYSEDEVNSIDEKQSYYTGFVGGNLEFEDSYFTGGEIYYRRFWDGFSSGENRAVLKPKFQFPVGQELVNLDVEIDYVGGSFDRTYTNEDEINYSNLFGGFTPSIQILSDNLVFNLGASIFYNQDLENSDGDFFFYPKVDVSYNVVAEYVTAYAGVNGELQQNSYYNFAQENPFVSPTINVLPTDQKYNAFAGVKGRFLPNVGYNLKGSYKATNNQYLYRSNSFFTIDDIDDINTEGYAYGNSFGVVYDDIKTISVFGEINVDLNRDLTVGLNGEFLDYSTDNQEEAWNLPSLKASLFGNYTIGKWSAGLHAFYIGERKDYIGIPNQPSSTSREIVNIDGYFDLNANVDYSITDQWSAFIKASNITGTQYDRLVNYPVQGFQILAGAAYKFDL, from the coding sequence ATGCAAACTATTCAATTTAATAAACAACATACTATAGCTCGATATACAATGCGCAAGAATTTAATTTTAGGTGCACTCTTTATATTTTCAGGAAGTTATTTAATAGCTCAAGAAAAAGAAACCGATACAAAAGAAAAGGAAGAAGGATTGGGTACAGAAGTGGTAAATGTGGTTAAACCGTACACCCCGACAATTTCTGATGCCAATAAGATTAAGGAAACACCCTCCTTATCCGACTCTATTACAACTTCAAAAAAAGATATTCAATACAATATTTTTTCGGTTCCCGTAGCCTCTACGTTTACGCCTGCCAAGGGAAAAGCGACAGGACTTGAAAAGGCGGCCAAGGAGCGTTTGTATAACTCTTATTTATCGTTAGGGGTTGGTAATTACAATACCGCTAAACTCGATTTTTATACAAGTCGCGATTTCAGCCGGGACGAAAGTTTGGATATTATGCTAAACCATCATTCTTCGCAAGGGGGAATCGACGAAGTGTTTTTAGATGATAAATTTTATAATACAGGTTTGGAAGCCTATTACCGAAAACGAGATCGCTACATGAGCTGGGGCGTAAATGGAGGTTTTAAACACCAAATTTATAATTGGTATGGAATTCCATTGAATGTTTATTCTGAAGATGAGGTCAATAGTATTGATGAAAAGCAAAGCTATTACACAGGTTTTGTGGGTGGAAATTTAGAATTTGAAGATTCGTATTTTACAGGTGGTGAAATTTATTACCGCCGCTTTTGGGACGGATTTTCTTCTGGGGAAAATAGAGCAGTTCTAAAACCAAAGTTTCAATTTCCGGTAGGGCAAGAGTTGGTTAATTTAGACGTGGAAATAGATTATGTAGGAGGGAGTTTTGATAGAACATACACCAATGAAGATGAAATTAATTACAGTAATTTGTTTGGAGGGTTCACTCCAAGTATTCAAATTTTAAGTGATAATCTCGTTTTTAATTTAGGGGCTTCCATTTTTTACAATCAAGACCTGGAAAATAGCGATGGCGATTTCTTCTTTTATCCTAAAGTAGATGTTTCTTACAATGTGGTAGCAGAATATGTAACTGCTTATGCAGGAGTAAATGGAGAATTACAGCAGAATTCCTATTATAATTTTGCACAGGAGAATCCGTTTGTATCCCCAACTATTAATGTATTGCCTACCGATCAAAAGTACAATGCATTTGCAGGGGTTAAGGGACGATTTCTGCCAAATGTTGGGTATAATTTAAAAGGATCCTACAAAGCAACTAACAATCAGTATTTGTACCGTTCGAATTCTTTTTTTACGATCGACGACATAGATGATATAAATACAGAAGGATATGCCTATGGAAATTCTTTTGGGGTGGTTTACGATGATATTAAAACAATTTCGGTTTTTGGAGAGATTAATGTCGACCTCAATAGGGATTTAACCGTAGGGTTGAATGGGGAGTTTTTAGACTATTCCACCGATAATCAAGAAGAAGCGTGGAACCTTCCTTCCCTAAAAGCGTCCTTGTTTGGGAATTATACCATCGGCAAGTGGTCTGCCGGTCTGCACGCATTTTATATAGGGGAAAGAAAAGACTATATAGGGATTCCCAATCAACCAAGCTCTACGAGCAGGGAGATCGTAAACATCGACGGATATTTTGATTTAAATGCCAATGTAGACTATAGTATTACAGACCAATGGTCGGCATTTATCAAGGCGAGCAATATTACAGGAACGCAATACGATCGTTTGGTGAATTATCCAGTGCAAGGATTCCAAATCTTGGCTGGGGCCGCCTATAAATTTGATCTGTAA